The Microbacterium sp. KUDC0406 genome includes a window with the following:
- a CDS encoding MinD/ParA family ATP-binding protein produces MTPKKTDDQDGDEDRGVLDDSASLDDAGIGFLGATAQVNVAMPTGGDDEDLDADDDVLGDEIAVEPPATDLVIDRSAVADDETVERLQRDTTEIIIELPAGTEPPVIADLVESDAGAAPDLVVDEPDAVTAEVVLEDVAPSDEGDGADGDTGDDHEDPDAGDETPDDESLHDDARDFDGEELDAEDLDDDLGDDSAGEDLDDGVAETATGIRLELMIHGEPDGAVESAEQRPTEKRPVEPESVDGAVAAEHDITEEQPAEEPAPAAAAVEDETLDAETVDGQDREDEAVAGASVPAAATGMLTAPEEETTVDTDDQRELAPRPAAGAPRTRAEAHRTAEVALSSKRLGDASREASRESADLLTAERLLDPSRMVKPEPEGAWNHLVYTVSGRRINLGDGKKARARKELTGRISGHLQGNARFVPVLSRKGGVGKTTVTALLGMALADARDDRVIAVDANPDRGTLADRIVGESSRSVRDLVRAKDEVQGFHDVSALVARDSTRLDVLASDSDPRVAEAFSDSDYRDVASVAAHYYSLVLTDTGTGIVHDVMGATLDLADQIVIVSGLSVDEARLASETLTWLETNGYADKARDAIVVLNQSTSGAPLVRLNELQAHFSTRVGHVIRIPYDPQIAGGGAIVWSSLAPETRLAARELAAQLVEGLRTQVTAR; encoded by the coding sequence GTGACGCCGAAGAAGACCGACGACCAGGACGGCGACGAAGACCGCGGAGTCCTCGACGACTCCGCCTCGCTCGATGACGCCGGGATCGGGTTCCTCGGAGCCACTGCCCAGGTGAATGTCGCGATGCCGACCGGCGGCGACGATGAGGACCTCGACGCCGACGACGACGTCCTCGGCGATGAGATCGCCGTGGAGCCGCCCGCCACCGATCTGGTCATCGACCGTTCGGCTGTCGCCGACGACGAGACGGTGGAGCGCCTGCAGCGCGACACCACCGAGATCATCATCGAGCTGCCGGCCGGGACCGAGCCGCCGGTGATCGCCGACCTCGTCGAATCGGATGCCGGGGCCGCCCCGGATCTTGTCGTGGACGAGCCCGACGCGGTCACGGCCGAAGTGGTCCTCGAGGACGTCGCACCCTCGGATGAGGGCGACGGCGCGGACGGCGACACCGGGGATGATCACGAGGACCCGGACGCGGGAGACGAGACTCCCGACGACGAGAGCCTCCACGACGATGCCCGGGACTTCGACGGAGAAGAACTCGACGCTGAAGATCTTGACGACGATCTCGGCGACGATTCCGCCGGTGAGGATCTCGATGACGGCGTCGCGGAGACCGCGACCGGCATCAGGCTGGAGCTGATGATCCACGGCGAGCCGGACGGCGCGGTCGAGTCTGCTGAACAGCGGCCCACCGAGAAGCGGCCGGTCGAACCCGAGTCTGTCGACGGGGCGGTCGCCGCGGAGCACGACATCACCGAGGAACAGCCCGCCGAAGAGCCTGCTCCTGCTGCCGCCGCCGTCGAAGACGAGACCCTGGACGCCGAGACGGTCGACGGGCAGGATCGTGAGGACGAGGCAGTGGCCGGGGCATCCGTCCCTGCAGCAGCGACTGGCATGCTCACCGCTCCCGAGGAGGAGACGACCGTGGACACTGACGACCAGCGCGAGCTCGCGCCCCGACCCGCGGCCGGTGCGCCGCGCACCCGTGCCGAGGCGCACCGCACCGCCGAGGTCGCGCTGTCCTCCAAGCGGCTCGGCGACGCCTCTCGCGAGGCATCCCGGGAGAGCGCGGACCTGCTCACGGCCGAGCGGCTGCTCGATCCGAGCCGGATGGTGAAGCCCGAGCCCGAGGGCGCCTGGAACCATCTCGTGTACACGGTCTCCGGCCGCCGTATCAACCTCGGCGACGGAAAGAAGGCCCGTGCCCGCAAGGAGCTCACCGGGCGCATCTCCGGTCACCTGCAGGGCAACGCCCGTTTCGTGCCGGTGCTGTCCCGCAAGGGCGGTGTCGGCAAGACGACGGTGACCGCACTGCTGGGCATGGCCCTGGCGGATGCCCGTGACGACCGCGTGATCGCGGTCGATGCCAACCCGGACCGCGGAACGCTGGCCGACCGCATCGTCGGAGAGAGCAGCCGCTCCGTGCGTGATCTCGTGCGCGCCAAGGACGAGGTGCAGGGATTCCACGACGTCTCGGCGCTCGTCGCCCGCGACAGCACCCGCCTGGACGTGCTGGCATCGGACAGCGACCCCCGCGTGGCGGAGGCGTTCAGCGACTCCGACTACCGCGACGTGGCCTCGGTGGCCGCGCACTACTACTCGCTGGTGCTCACCGACACCGGAACCGGGATCGTGCACGACGTCATGGGAGCGACGCTCGACCTGGCCGACCAGATCGTGATCGTCTCGGGGCTCAGCGTCGACGAGGCGCGGCTCGCCTCGGAGACCCTGACCTGGCTCGAGACGAACGGCTACGCGGACAAGGCCCGGGATGCGATCGTCGTGCTCAACCAGTCCACCTCGGGTGCGCCGCTGGTGCGGCTGAACGAGCTGCAGGCGCACTTCTCGACCAGGGTCGGGCATGTCATCCGCATCCCGTACGACCCGCAGATCGCGGGCGGCGGTGCGATCGTCTGGAGCAGCCTCGCTCCGGAGACACGGCTGGCCGCCCGAGAGCTCGCCGCACAGCTGGTCGAGGGTCTGCGAACCCAGGTCACCGCCCGATGA